The proteins below come from a single Cannabis sativa cultivar Pink pepper isolate KNU-18-1 chromosome 3, ASM2916894v1, whole genome shotgun sequence genomic window:
- the LOC115711648 gene encoding zinc finger protein CONSTANS-LIKE 6: MISEKKTANAMAGKTARACDSCLRKRARWFCAADDAFLCQSCDASVHSANQLASRHERVRLQTSSFKGISKISGEVNDSSSPAWLRGFTRKARTPRSNNKGKKKDEEVLPFVPEMSGNEGEDHYDDDDIPLLNYYDHQDDQQLLYQVPIFDPFAVELCNPMNTIDDQDNDDDDENDHNRQNHHHHHLIESTVTHHVDDHHQHDEHEVLGFLPSELELAEFAADVENLLGGGGGVEEEYCCEHEINGFGVIELLDNCKEEEEEEEEEKLNIKEENEDFFNNIKENNYNYKLDYDHNYNEMEEEGKIVNYNEKKKRKREMTSDVSLRLNLNYEGVIAAWATQGSPWTTGIRPQLNPAHGWPDHHHLNYMDMWRADTGHNNSGNLMIRGGGRRSNNEVGGGREARVSRYREKRRTRLFAKKIRYEVRKLNAEKRPRMKGRFVKRSSFMTNNNQLMMSTK, translated from the exons ATGATTAGTGAGAAGAAGACTGCAAATGCCATGGCAGGCAAGACAGCTCGGGCTTGTGACAGTTGTCTTCGAAAGAGGGCTCGGTGGTTCTGTGCAGCTGACGATGCTTTCCTTTGTCAATCTTGTGATGCATCTGTCCACAGTGCTAACCAGTTGGCTAGTAGACACGAAAGGGTTCGCCTCCAAACTTCTTCCTTTAAAGGAATAAGCAAAATAAGCGGGGAAGTTAATGACTCTTCTTCCCCTGCTTGGCTTAGGGGGTTCACGCGAAAAGCCAGAACCCCCAGAAGCAATaataaaggaaagaaaaaagatGAAGAAGTATTGCCTTTTGTTCCGGAAATGAGTGGTAATGAAGGAGAAGAtcattatgatgatgatgatattcCATTATTGAATTATTATGATCATCAAGATGATCAACAACTACTTTATCAGGTTCCGATCTTTGATCCATTTGCAGTTGAGCTTTGTAATCCAATGAACACTATTGATGATCaagataatgatgatgatgatgaaaatgatcaTAACCGtcaaaatcatcatcatcatcatttgaTAGAATCAACAGTGACTCATCATGTTGATGATCATCATCAACATGATGAACACGAAGTTCTAGGGTTTCTACCATCAGAGTTAGAGCTAGCTGAGTTTGCTGCCGATGTAGAAAACCTTCTAGGCGGCGGAGGAGGAGTAGAGGAAGAATATTGTTGTGAGCACGAAATTAATGGGTTTGGAGTAATAGAACTTTTGGATAATTGTAAagaagaggaggaagaagaagaggaggagaAATTGAATATCaaagaagaaaatgaagattTCTTCaataatattaaagaaaataattataattataagttAGATTATGATCATAATTATAATGAGATGGAGGAAGAGGGTAAAATAGTAAATTAcaatgagaagaagaagaggaagagggAGATGACAAGTGATGTGAGTCTTCGTCTAAATTTGAATTATGAGGGTGTGATAGCTGCATGGGCCACCCAAGGATCACCATGGACCACAGGCATTAGACCACAACTCAACCCGGCCCATGGTTGGCCCGACCACCATCATCTTAATTATATG GATATGTGGCGAGCGGATACTGGTCATAACAATAGTGGAAATTTAATGATTagaggaggaggaagaagaagtaaTAATGAAGTCGGAGGAGGAAGAGAAGCTAGGGTTTCGAGATACAGAGAGAAAAGACGAACAAGGTTGTTCGCGAAAAAAATAAGGTACGAGGTTCGGAAACTCAATGCCGAGAAGAGACCTAGAATGAAAGGGAGATTTGTTAAGAGATCATCTTTCATGACTAATAATAACCAGCTCATGATGAGTACTaaataa